The following are from one region of the Candidatus Acidulodesulfobacterium ferriphilum genome:
- a CDS encoding XRE family transcriptional regulator, with protein MVKEKKSKDDNLFKFIGKRIREKRKELKVSQGTIADLLDISDTQIFKFETGESKIALDYLFKLADFFHADINYFFPENEKITHFSAISQLEKRIVSIKKIYSYNDENLIDSVNNCIDSIQQTILKKQQKQKERRDAKPDKNNN; from the coding sequence ATGGTTAAAGAGAAAAAAAGCAAAGACGATAACTTATTTAAATTTATCGGAAAGAGAATTAGGGAGAAAAGAAAAGAACTTAAAGTATCTCAAGGAACTATCGCCGATTTATTAGATATTAGCGATACTCAAATATTTAAGTTTGAAACGGGCGAGTCTAAAATAGCACTGGATTATCTTTTTAAGCTTGCTGATTTTTTTCATGCGGATATTAATTATTTTTTTCCCGAAAATGAAAAAATTACTCATTTTTCTGCTATCTCACAACTTGAAAAGAGAATTGTGTCAATTAAGAAAATATATAGCTACAATGATGAAAACCTTATCGATTCGGTAAACAATTGTATAGATTCCATACAGCAAACTATATTAAAAAAACAACAGAAACAAAAAGAGAGGAGAGATGCAAAACCTGATAAAAACAACAACTAA
- a CDS encoding site-specific DNA-methyltransferase, with the protein MEYYLNQVYLEDIMVLLKKLPAHSVDMIYGDPDYNVGIKYGDKTYTKNFDEYIEWYIKLAAESLRVLKDTGNMFLINYPKQNAHVRAKFLDKACHEVYDYVWVYNTNVGHTPKRFTTAHRSILHCIKTKNNKFYKDNVAVPYKNPTDKRIMQNMANGSKGRMPYDWFYYDLVKNVSKEKTFHACQIPQKLSEMLLKSCTMPGDIVLILFGGSGSEIEICKTLNRQFISSEIDEKYYNMILDRLNNGKIDEKYRLNINNREIQRGISTILRQPDLLK; encoded by the coding sequence ATTGAATATTATCTTAACCAAGTTTACCTTGAAGATATAATGGTTCTTCTAAAAAAACTTCCGGCTCACAGCGTCGATATGATTTATGGAGACCCGGATTACAATGTTGGAATAAAATACGGCGATAAAACCTATACCAAAAACTTTGACGAATATATTGAATGGTATATTAAATTAGCCGCCGAATCGTTAAGAGTTTTAAAGGACACAGGAAATATGTTTTTAATCAACTATCCCAAACAAAACGCACATGTCAGGGCAAAATTCTTAGATAAGGCATGCCATGAAGTTTATGATTATGTTTGGGTGTACAATACAAATGTGGGGCATACCCCGAAACGATTTACCACAGCCCACAGAAGCATATTGCATTGCATAAAAACTAAAAATAACAAATTTTATAAAGATAATGTAGCCGTTCCTTATAAAAATCCTACGGATAAAAGAATAATGCAAAATATGGCAAACGGTTCAAAAGGAAGGATGCCTTACGATTGGTTTTATTATGATTTAGTTAAAAACGTCAGCAAAGAGAAAACGTTTCACGCCTGCCAGATACCGCAAAAGCTCTCAGAAATGTTGCTCAAGTCCTGTACGATGCCTGGAGATATTGTTTTAATATTATTTGGAGGGAGCGGCTCGGAAATAGAAATTTGCAAAACACTAAATAGACAATTTATTTCTTCCGAAATTGACGAGAAATATTATAATATGATTCTTGACCGGTTAAATAACGGTAAAATTGACGAAAAATATCGGCTAAATATAAATAACCGCGAAATTCAAAGGGGAATATCTACTATTTTGCGTCAACCCGATTTGTTAAAATAA
- a CDS encoding chemotaxis protein CheZ, protein MAIDDMLAELKDLARVVDDATKKIGDLKKPVKESSESIPLAQDGISDIIKETEKAANNIMNLLDDINENSGVIDKSLCSLIDLNPIKKIKESLINLKELNKKNIDKILDVLALLSFQDLTGQKLYKIQNTLNETKIKLLKVLVDSEVEAKELTIERKQEIYGKLNDLVLDNQKIAQNDVNSILSELGF, encoded by the coding sequence ATGGCGATAGACGATATGTTGGCCGAACTTAAAGATCTTGCAAGGGTTGTGGACGATGCCACAAAAAAGATCGGGGATTTAAAAAAACCGGTAAAAGAGAGTTCCGAGAGTATTCCACTTGCGCAGGACGGAATTTCGGATATTATTAAAGAGACTGAAAAGGCCGCCAATAATATAATGAATCTACTGGATGATATAAACGAAAACTCCGGTGTTATAGATAAAAGTCTATGCAGCCTCATCGACCTTAATCCCATAAAAAAAATTAAAGAAAGTCTGATCAATTTAAAAGAACTTAACAAAAAAAATATCGATAAGATTCTGGATGTGTTAGCCCTTCTTTCATTTCAAGATTTAACCGGACAAAAACTTTATAAGATACAGAACACTTTGAACGAAACAAAGATAAAACTCCTGAAGGTGTTGGTCGATTCTGAGGTTGAGGCTAAAGAGCTTACCATCGAAAGGAAACAGGAAATATACGGCAAATTAAACGATTTAGTCTTAGATAATCAAAAGATTGCCCAAAACGATGTAAATTCAATATTGAGCGAATTAGGGTTTTAA
- a CDS encoding TlpA family protein disulfide reductase encodes METEFSSSQDRRSQPHMNRVKTKIKIIVFLFLLFSLVYISSASANAKPEKAPDFTLRALNPSVSGYTDFSLSSFKGHVVIINFWATWCPPCRAEIPMLENFYKSYKSKGVIVVGINVNDNVSGVKSFTKLYDMTYPVVYASSSVISNYGGVNAIPQTFFISKSGYIMFHWVGEISKGALYGITDKLLSIR; translated from the coding sequence ATGGAAACGGAATTCAGCAGTTCGCAGGACAGGAGGAGTCAACCTCATATGAATAGAGTTAAGACTAAAATTAAAATAATAGTTTTTTTGTTTTTGCTTTTTAGTTTAGTTTACATTTCGAGTGCAAGCGCAAATGCAAAACCAGAAAAAGCTCCTGATTTTACATTGAGGGCGCTTAACCCGTCCGTTTCAGGCTATACCGATTTCTCACTAAGCAGTTTTAAAGGTCACGTGGTTATAATTAATTTCTGGGCAACATGGTGTCCGCCGTGCAGGGCAGAAATCCCGATGCTCGAAAATTTTTACAAGTCTTATAAATCAAAGGGAGTGATTGTGGTCGGAATAAATGTTAACGACAATGTGTCCGGAGTTAAGTCTTTTACTAAACTTTACGATATGACATATCCTGTCGTGTATGCAAGCTCGAGCGTAATAAGTAATTATGGCGGCGTGAACGCAATACCGCAAACATTTTTTATCTCAAAAAGCGGGTATATTATGTTTCACTGGGTGGGCGAGATTTCAAAAGGGGCGTTATACGGAATTACGGACAAACTTCTTAGTATCCGGTAG
- the smpB gene encoding SsrA-binding protein SmpB produces the protein MSHQPNKSNIKILSDNRKASFLYEILEKYEAGIALYGPEIKSIKSGKVNLSDGYVVIKNGEALLLNVHISPYEKAVRENKDPLRTRVLLLHKNEIMRLYGKTKEKNLTIIPLKIYLKSGRAKVEIALVKGKKIYDKRASIKEKEQKREVERIIKSKR, from the coding sequence ATGTCCCATCAACCTAATAAATCTAATATTAAAATCCTGTCTGACAATAGAAAGGCATCATTTCTTTATGAAATCTTAGAAAAATATGAGGCAGGTATTGCGCTATACGGACCGGAGATTAAATCCATAAAATCAGGGAAAGTAAATCTTTCCGACGGATATGTCGTAATAAAAAACGGCGAGGCGCTTCTCTTGAATGTTCATATCAGCCCATATGAAAAGGCTGTAAGAGAAAACAAAGACCCCCTTAGAACGCGGGTTTTGCTATTACATAAAAATGAGATTATGCGGCTTTACGGCAAAACAAAAGAAAAAAATCTTACAATAATTCCGTTAAAAATATATTTAAAAAGCGGCAGGGCAAAGGTGGAAATAGCCCTTGTCAAAGGAAAAAAGATTTACGACAAAAGGGCATCTATAAAGGAAAAGGAGCAGAAAAGAGAGGTTGAAAGAATAATCAAGAGCAAAAGATAG
- a CDS encoding ATP-binding cassette domain-containing protein codes for MPVNFEFAILVEHLVKKYKDIVAVNDISFSVNKGEFFAFLGPNGAGKTTTIKILCALVRQTSGIAYINGYNTLTNRKDVRKSIGLVFQDPTLDNDLSAYENLNFHAKLYGMDKKRIKERIDYMLNFIDLYNYKDKPVKLLSGGMKRRLEVGRGLLHSPSVLFLDEPTVGLDIQTRINMWGFIDRLRKEEQTTIFLTTHYIEEAENCDKIAIIDNGRIIAIDTPSELKKLVESKNGKIPTLSDVFISLVGKEIREESGTAIDRMRELSRALKR; via the coding sequence ATGCCGGTTAATTTTGAATTTGCCATACTGGTCGAGCATTTAGTTAAAAAATATAAGGATATAGTTGCTGTAAATGATATATCTTTTAGCGTAAATAAAGGCGAATTTTTTGCCTTTTTGGGGCCGAACGGCGCCGGAAAAACAACTACTATAAAGATTCTGTGCGCTTTGGTTCGTCAAACAAGCGGCATTGCATATATAAATGGTTATAATACCCTCACAAACAGAAAAGATGTAAGGAAATCCATAGGGCTTGTATTTCAGGACCCGACCCTCGATAATGACCTGAGCGCTTATGAAAATCTTAATTTTCATGCAAAACTTTACGGTATGGATAAAAAACGCATTAAAGAAAGAATAGACTATATGCTGAATTTTATAGATTTATATAATTATAAAGATAAGCCCGTGAAGCTGTTATCTGGCGGCATGAAAAGAAGGCTCGAGGTCGGAAGGGGGCTCCTGCATTCCCCGTCCGTTTTATTTCTTGACGAGCCTACGGTGGGCCTCGACATTCAGACAAGGATAAATATGTGGGGTTTTATCGATAGACTGAGAAAAGAAGAGCAAACAACCATATTTCTTACCACGCATTATATCGAGGAAGCCGAAAACTGCGACAAAATAGCTATAATAGATAACGGCAGGATTATAGCAATAGACACCCCTTCAGAGTTAAAAAAATTAGTCGAATCAAAGAACGGGAAAATTCCGACGCTTTCGGATGTTTTTATATCTCTTGTAGGGAAAGAGATAAGGGAAGAATCGGGAACGGCAATAGACAGGATGAGGGAGCTTAGCAGGGCGCTAAAAAGATAA
- a CDS encoding cobalamin biosynthesis protein CbiX: protein MEKESIVLLGHGSRRSEANNILKSIVKIIKPKFLGINIEYAFLELAEPNIRDIIEKLAANRYDSIYVIPYFLYSGNHVSRDIPEILGEYREKYPDIKLKLGDYLGIDERLAELVMERIESIKLA, encoded by the coding sequence ATGGAAAAAGAATCTATAGTTCTTCTCGGGCATGGTTCAAGGAGAAGCGAAGCAAATAATATACTTAAAAGCATAGTAAAAATAATCAAGCCGAAGTTTCTTGGAATTAATATAGAATACGCCTTTTTAGAGCTTGCGGAGCCTAATATCAGGGATATTATAGAAAAATTAGCCGCAAACCGCTATGATTCTATATATGTCATACCGTATTTTTTATATTCCGGAAACCATGTGTCCAGAGATATTCCAGAGATATTAGGCGAGTACAGGGAAAAATACCCTGATATCAAGTTAAAATTAGGAGACTATCTTGGAATTGACGAAAGATTAGCGGAACTTGTAATGGAAAGAATCGAATCCATAAAATTAGCTTAA
- a CDS encoding radical SAM protein, which produces MKNIFNNININNINKLYDLYLKSEQNRLIKRKDASLNAVIVFPNYYGVAMSNLGFLRAYELINQSGFISCDRAFLQDDTSKGIISLETGKRLQTYDLIFFSLSYENDFYNILSILDAGQIPFLSADRDKTFPLIMAGGVIAFLNPEPVAPIFDMLFVGEAEAIFPDFFKNIEKHNRISLKKNKNEIIEDCGKISGIYVPAAYQFIFDAKKVNVLKEIKILPRFPEKIKRRWAGKDFISSSAITTKFSELSNINMIEIERGCKRGCRFCSAGYIYLPLRESKPDDVLKTIESLNENEKAGFVGLGTMDSKNIRRFMEFSLNSKKPFSLSSIRFDCLDENNLNLIKETGLKTITLGIETGSSRLKRLINKDIKNEEIIIVLKNIIEKGIMNIKSYFMVGLPCEEKQDLDETINLIKTMQKEFVSSSKINKRIGSLTVSFSPFVPKAWTPLQWENLEDLTILRHKMDYISNSLKHLPNLNIKINQVKSAYIEAFFARGSRLSLDILINSHKNKISLKKAAKSSGFNINDFIRKFNTNELLPWEIIDQGVTKKYLLKEYKNSTLFKTTPQCFEGCKRCGVC; this is translated from the coding sequence GTGAAAAATATTTTCAATAATATAAATATAAACAATATAAACAAACTCTACGACCTTTACCTTAAATCCGAACAAAACCGTTTAATAAAGCGTAAAGACGCCTCTCTGAACGCCGTCATTGTTTTTCCAAACTATTACGGCGTTGCAATGTCAAATTTAGGCTTTTTAAGGGCATACGAATTAATTAATCAATCCGGCTTTATATCATGCGACAGGGCTTTTTTGCAGGATGACACATCAAAAGGCATCATATCCTTAGAAACCGGAAAAAGGCTCCAAACTTACGACCTTATATTTTTTTCTTTAAGCTATGAAAATGATTTTTATAATATTCTTTCAATTTTAGATGCCGGACAAATTCCGTTTTTATCCGCGGATAGAGACAAAACATTTCCGCTTATTATGGCAGGAGGAGTAATCGCTTTCTTAAACCCTGAACCTGTCGCCCCCATTTTTGATATGTTATTCGTTGGAGAGGCTGAGGCGATATTCCCTGATTTTTTTAAAAATATTGAAAAGCATAATAGAATATCGCTAAAAAAAAATAAGAATGAAATTATAGAAGATTGTGGAAAAATTAGCGGTATTTATGTTCCTGCCGCTTATCAATTTATATTTGACGCTAAAAAAGTAAATGTATTGAAAGAAATTAAAATCCTTCCCCGTTTCCCCGAAAAAATAAAACGAAGATGGGCGGGCAAAGATTTTATTTCTTCTTCGGCTATTACCACAAAATTTTCCGAACTCAGCAACATAAATATGATCGAAATAGAACGGGGATGTAAAAGGGGGTGCCGTTTTTGCAGCGCGGGATATATCTATTTGCCGTTAAGGGAATCTAAACCCGATGATGTTTTAAAAACGATTGAATCGCTAAATGAAAACGAGAAAGCGGGGTTTGTGGGATTAGGCACAATGGACAGTAAAAATATCAGGAGGTTTATGGAGTTTTCATTGAACTCCAAAAAACCCTTTTCGTTATCGTCGATAAGGTTTGACTGCCTCGACGAAAATAATTTGAATTTAATAAAAGAAACTGGTTTAAAGACGATAACGCTCGGCATAGAAACGGGTTCTTCGAGACTTAAAAGATTGATAAACAAAGATATAAAAAATGAGGAAATAATAATTGTCCTTAAAAATATTATTGAAAAAGGAATAATGAACATAAAGTCTTATTTTATGGTCGGACTTCCTTGCGAAGAAAAACAAGATTTAGATGAGACGATAAATTTAATAAAAACAATGCAAAAGGAATTCGTATCGTCTTCCAAAATTAACAAAAGGATAGGCTCGCTTACCGTCTCATTTAGCCCGTTTGTTCCAAAAGCATGGACGCCTCTTCAGTGGGAAAATCTTGAGGATTTAACGATACTCAGGCATAAAATGGATTACATCTCGAACAGCCTCAAACATCTGCCAAATCTTAATATAAAAATAAACCAGGTTAAAAGCGCTTATATCGAAGCTTTTTTTGCGAGGGGTTCAAGGCTGTCGTTAGATATTCTGATTAATTCCCATAAGAATAAAATAAGTTTAAAAAAGGCGGCCAAAAGTTCCGGTTTTAATATAAACGACTTTATAAGAAAATTTAATACAAACGAACTTTTGCCATGGGAGATAATAGACCAGGGTGTCACAAAAAAATATCTTTTAAAAGAGTATAAAAATAGCACCCTCTTTAAAACAACACCTCAATGTTTTGAAGGATGTAAAAGATGCGGGGTGTGTTGA
- a CDS encoding LysR family transcriptional regulator, which translates to MGENLDIKAKIWLEKDGEPVFGMGRLILLKKIESSGSISAAAKELKYSYKKAWSFITLMEKRFGFELVNKKIGGKHGGGSVLTKEAKNLINMYEELLRKEEKFLENYQHTP; encoded by the coding sequence ATGGGGGAGAACCTTGACATAAAAGCAAAAATATGGCTTGAAAAGGATGGGGAACCTGTTTTTGGAATGGGAAGGCTTATCCTTCTTAAAAAGATTGAATCTTCGGGCTCTATATCTGCTGCCGCGAAAGAACTCAAGTATTCTTATAAAAAAGCGTGGAGTTTTATAACTCTTATGGAAAAAAGATTCGGCTTTGAGCTGGTGAATAAAAAAATCGGCGGTAAGCACGGCGGAGGGTCCGTTCTTACAAAAGAGGCAAAAAATTTAATAAATATGTATGAAGAACTTTTAAGAAAGGAAGAAAAATTTTTAGAAAATTATCAACATACCCCTTAA
- the ftsZ gene encoding cell division protein FtsZ has translation MLEFVENNELSATIKVVGVGGGGSNAVNTMIKSGLSGAEFIVANTDAQALKASVSNIKIQLGEKITKGLGAGADPEIGKQSAIEDRDRIREILNGSDMVFITAGLGGGTGTGGAPIIAEIAREIGALTVAVVTKPFFFEGNRRMRQAEEGLRELKSVVDTVITIPNQRLLAVAGKSTSMVDAFKKVDEVLLQAVKGISDLINIHGLVNVDFADVKTIMSEMGMALMGTGIAEGDNKALEAAQKAISSPLLEDISIEGARGLLINVAGGPDMTLFDVNEAAEKIKSEAHPDANIIFGAVIDDTLGDKMMLTVIATGFGKDVKISPVQVSNPTNDKNLETININNKFGQNTGKPDKNEYIERFGDHEEDDYENEKYDIPTFLRRQAD, from the coding sequence ATGTTAGAGTTCGTTGAAAACAATGAATTATCGGCAACAATAAAAGTGGTGGGCGTCGGCGGGGGCGGAAGCAATGCCGTTAATACTATGATAAAATCGGGCTTATCTGGTGCAGAGTTTATCGTCGCTAATACGGATGCTCAGGCGTTAAAAGCGAGTGTTTCCAATATAAAAATTCAACTTGGAGAAAAAATCACAAAAGGGCTTGGAGCAGGGGCAGATCCTGAAATAGGGAAACAATCGGCTATCGAAGACAGGGATAGAATACGAGAAATTTTAAACGGCTCGGATATGGTTTTCATAACCGCGGGGCTTGGCGGCGGAACAGGGACAGGCGGCGCCCCGATAATTGCCGAAATAGCCAGAGAAATTGGCGCTTTAACGGTTGCCGTTGTTACCAAACCGTTCTTTTTTGAGGGCAATAGAAGAATGAGGCAGGCCGAAGAAGGGCTAAGGGAACTTAAATCGGTCGTGGATACGGTGATAACAATACCAAATCAGAGGCTTTTAGCCGTTGCAGGAAAATCGACCTCGATGGTCGATGCCTTTAAAAAGGTTGACGAGGTTCTTCTTCAAGCCGTTAAAGGTATTTCGGATTTAATAAATATTCATGGTCTTGTAAATGTCGATTTTGCCGATGTCAAGACTATAATGTCGGAAATGGGGATGGCTCTTATGGGCACAGGTATAGCGGAGGGCGATAATAAGGCTTTGGAAGCCGCTCAAAAGGCGATTTCAAGTCCGTTGCTCGAAGATATCAGCATAGAAGGCGCAAGAGGGCTGCTTATCAATGTTGCAGGCGGACCAGATATGACGCTTTTTGATGTCAATGAAGCTGCCGAGAAGATTAAATCGGAAGCCCATCCTGACGCTAATATCATATTCGGAGCGGTAATAGATGACACTTTGGGGGACAAGATGATGTTAACCGTGATAGCCACGGGGTTTGGGAAAGATGTCAAAATTTCCCCTGTTCAGGTTTCTAATCCGACAAATGATAAAAATTTGGAAACCATAAATATAAATAATAAATTTGGACAAAATACAGGCAAACCGGATAAAAATGAATATATCGAAAGGTTTGGCGATCATGAAGAAGACGATTATGAAAATGAAAAATATGATATACCAACCTTTTTAAGGAGGCAGGCGGATTAA
- the ftsA gene encoding cell division protein FtsA — translation MEKSNNIVVGLDIGTTKVCAIVAEVKKDSLEIIGVGSSSSAGLKNGVVVNIENTVGSITKAVEEAELMAGYQIQEAVIGIAGSHIRGFNSRGIVAVKSREVTQQDVDRVISAAKTIAIPLDNEVIHVIPQEFIVDDQDDIKYPIGMSGLRLEARVHIVTASSIAAQNIVKCANKAGLDVSDIILEQIASSEAVLTEDEKELGVALIDIGGGTTDVAIFSGGTIIHTFVIPKGGQSITSDVSLGTKTVPLDAEKIKIKFGIAKESLARKDEIIEIPGFGGRPPRSISRQVLGNIVEQRMGEIFTWIRKNIEKNGLESKILSGYVITGGAALIEGCSELAGDIFNAPVRIGLPLDVGGLTDVISSPVYSTGVGLVKYAFKNNKNKEPLFKRGGKNVFESIKDRLLKLLEEFF, via the coding sequence TTGGAAAAGAGTAACAATATCGTTGTCGGATTAGATATTGGAACTACCAAAGTTTGCGCAATAGTTGCCGAGGTAAAAAAGGATTCCCTCGAAATAATAGGGGTAGGTTCAAGCAGTTCCGCCGGGCTTAAAAACGGGGTTGTAGTGAACATCGAAAATACCGTAGGTTCCATTACGAAAGCGGTAGAAGAGGCGGAACTTATGGCAGGTTATCAAATTCAGGAGGCCGTTATCGGCATTGCCGGTTCGCATATACGAGGTTTTAATTCCAGAGGCATTGTGGCGGTGAAAAGCAGGGAGGTTACCCAGCAGGATGTGGATAGAGTGATATCTGCGGCTAAAACGATAGCAATACCGCTCGATAATGAGGTTATCCATGTGATCCCGCAGGAGTTTATCGTCGATGACCAGGATGATATCAAGTACCCTATCGGGATGAGCGGCTTAAGGCTTGAGGCGCGCGTTCATATAGTTACGGCGTCCAGTATAGCCGCCCAGAACATCGTAAAGTGCGCAAACAAAGCAGGATTAGATGTGTCCGATATAATTCTTGAACAAATTGCCTCGAGCGAGGCTGTTTTAACCGAGGATGAAAAAGAATTGGGCGTGGCGCTAATCGATATCGGCGGGGGAACAACCGATGTTGCAATATTTTCTGGAGGAACTATCATACACACATTTGTCATACCCAAGGGCGGGCAAAGTATTACAAGCGATGTATCGCTGGGAACCAAAACCGTTCCTTTAGACGCAGAAAAGATAAAGATAAAGTTTGGTATTGCTAAAGAATCTCTTGCAAGAAAGGATGAAATAATAGAGATTCCAGGGTTTGGAGGAAGGCCGCCAAGGTCGATATCCAGACAGGTTCTCGGCAATATTGTCGAGCAGAGAATGGGTGAGATTTTTACATGGATAAGAAAGAATATCGAAAAAAACGGCTTAGAAAGCAAGATTCTTTCAGGCTATGTTATCACGGGGGGCGCTGCTCTAATAGAAGGTTGTTCGGAGTTGGCGGGGGATATTTTTAATGCCCCCGTGAGAATCGGATTGCCTTTAGATGTCGGAGGCTTAACGGATGTCATAAGTTCTCCCGTATATTCGACAGGCGTCGGCCTTGTTAAATATGCTTTTAAAAACAATAAAAATAAAGAGCCGTTATTTAAAAGGGGAGGGAAGAATGTCTTTGAATCTATAAAGGACAGGCTCTTAAAATTGTTGGAGGAATTTTTTTAA
- a CDS encoding FtsQ-type POTRA domain-containing protein: protein MRLLKNKNKKKALKIHFLKYIYAAGITVFVLAAGFFGYRAYNYIIYKKKLFVLKKISITGKGISYAEKVKVLRLAGLYKGENLFNIDLKRVSRLIASDRWIKDVTVYRKYPDKVVIVLKKRNVFAIVNKENLYYISQSGYIMGRANSTIGYNYPVITGLNKDGLNNYFNKIKKAIYFLNISKFSVISNYISEIHLEKDNGIVIYTNNGTLIKFGIGRYKNKLKTLKRLFYEINRIHLKYKQYINLEYKDEAVIAVNPGSRVLPADYKKTAIPSDIFK, encoded by the coding sequence ATGCGATTACTAAAAAATAAGAATAAAAAAAAAGCCCTGAAGATACATTTCTTAAAATATATTTATGCCGCAGGGATAACGGTTTTTGTTTTAGCCGCCGGTTTTTTTGGGTACAGGGCGTATAACTATATTATTTATAAGAAAAAGTTATTCGTTCTTAAAAAAATTAGTATAACAGGAAAAGGCATAAGTTATGCAGAAAAAGTGAAAGTTTTAAGGCTGGCAGGCTTATATAAAGGAGAAAATTTATTTAATATTGATTTAAAACGGGTTTCGAGGTTGATTGCATCGGATAGATGGATTAAAGATGTGACGGTTTACAGAAAATATCCCGATAAGGTTGTCATTGTCCTAAAAAAAAGGAATGTTTTTGCAATAGTAAATAAAGAAAATTTGTATTATATAAGCCAAAGCGGGTATATTATGGGAAGGGCAAATTCGACTATAGGCTATAATTATCCTGTTATTACAGGTTTAAACAAAGACGGCTTGAATAATTATTTTAATAAGATAAAAAAGGCCATATATTTTTTAAATATTTCGAAGTTTTCCGTTATCTCGAATTATATTAGCGAGATACATTTAGAAAAGGATAACGGTATAGTAATCTACACAAATAACGGTACATTGATAAAGTTTGGAATTGGAAGATATAAAAATAAGCTAAAAACGCTTAAAAGGCTATTTTATGAAATAAACAGGATTCACCTTAAGTATAAGCAGTATATTAATTTAGAGTATAAGGATGAGGCGGTTATTGCGGTAAATCCCGGGTCGAGGGTTTTGCCTGCGGACTATAAAAAGACTGCGATACCTTCGGATATTTTTAAATAA
- a CDS encoding D-alanine--D-alanine ligase, producing the protein MKDSLKKLRIGVLMGGRSAEREISLKTGNAVLNAFIGMGYDAFGFDTDENFTENLKKIDICFIALHGTFGEDGRVQGVLDLFGIPYTGSGVEASAIAMDKIRSKVIFSYYGLKTPPFFLVVKDEDREGEVFKSKFGQFNPPYFVKPNSSGSSVGCSIVNSTGEELEQALNNAFKYDDEILVEKYIKGREIQFAVVSGKPLGCVEVKPKDVFYSYAAKYTKGQTEYLLDPILSKEEYDACESAAVNAHKLIGCKGVSRTDMILGGEGNAYVLEINTLPGLTEFSLVPMIAGNKGISFNELIENITIDAITKK; encoded by the coding sequence ATGAAAGACAGTTTAAAAAAATTACGAATCGGCGTTTTAATGGGCGGAAGATCTGCCGAAAGAGAAATATCACTTAAGACCGGCAATGCCGTTTTAAACGCGTTTATAGGAATGGGGTATGATGCTTTTGGTTTCGATACGGATGAGAACTTTACCGAAAATTTAAAAAAAATAGACATATGTTTTATCGCGCTTCACGGGACTTTCGGAGAGGACGGAAGGGTGCAGGGGGTTCTTGATTTATTTGGTATTCCATACACTGGTTCAGGTGTTGAGGCAAGCGCCATTGCAATGGATAAAATAAGGTCGAAGGTAATATTTAGCTACTATGGTTTGAAAACCCCCCCGTTCTTTTTGGTTGTAAAAGATGAAGATAGGGAAGGGGAGGTTTTTAAAAGCAAATTTGGACAATTTAATCCGCCGTATTTTGTTAAACCCAATTCTTCAGGGTCAAGCGTCGGTTGCTCTATTGTTAATTCCACAGGGGAAGAACTTGAACAGGCGCTGAATAATGCTTTTAAATATGACGATGAAATATTGGTAGAAAAGTATATAAAAGGGAGGGAAATACAATTTGCAGTGGTTTCGGGAAAGCCTCTCGGGTGCGTAGAGGTAAAGCCAAAGGATGTTTTTTATTCTTATGCCGCTAAATATACGAAGGGACAAACGGAATATTTATTAGATCCTATTCTGAGCAAAGAAGAATATGACGCATGTGAGTCTGCCGCCGTTAACGCTCATAAACTTATCGGCTGTAAAGGGGTTTCAAGAACCGACATGATATTAGGCGGCGAAGGGAATGCCTATGTGCTGGAAATTAATACGCTTCCGGGATTGACCGAATTTAGCTTGGTTCCAATGATTGCAGGGAATAAAGGCATAAGTTTTAACGAATTAATAGAAAATATCACCATAGATGCGATTACTAAAAAATAA